Proteins co-encoded in one Candidatus Bathyarchaeota archaeon genomic window:
- the accC gene encoding acetyl-CoA carboxylase biotin carboxylase subunit, whose product MFEKILIANRGEIACRVIRTCRKLGIETAVIYSEADKDCLHVKLADEAYPIGPPEPEKSYLRIDKIIDVAKACDAEAVHPGYGFLAERADFAKACEKEGIKFIGPTSETLEKLKNKTEARRLMEKAGIEIIPGSENSVENFEDAKCVAKEIGFPVLVKATYGGGGRGLRVAKNEEELKKIFEIAKEEAKTAFGKPEIYIEKYLEKPRHVEFQILADEHGNIIHLGERECSIQRRYQKLLEETPSPALNEELREKMGEVAIKAAKACGYTNAGTIEFLLKDGKFYFLEVNKRIQVEHLITELVTGIDLVEQQIRIAGREKLGIKQKTVSRKGWAMNCRINCEDPKRNFLPSPGKITRHRLPVAEWIRVDTHLYEGYKVPYYYDPLIAKVAVIGKDRKEVIKRMKYALENYVIEGVPTTIPFHLSLLENRNFLEGNYYVGLVEKIEELSEIAAISAALALYYPAARSLTFSRIKRRKSKWTYFGRRELMEKNNLSSWRWM is encoded by the coding sequence ATGTTTGAAAAAATTCTCATTGCAAACAGAGGGGAAATCGCCTGCAGAGTGATAAGGACATGTAGAAAGCTTGGAATAGAAACGGCAGTTATCTACTCAGAAGCTGATAAAGACTGTTTACATGTGAAACTTGCAGATGAAGCCTATCCGATTGGTCCGCCGGAACCGGAAAAAAGCTACCTGAGAATAGACAAGATAATAGATGTTGCAAAAGCATGCGACGCTGAGGCAGTTCACCCAGGCTACGGCTTCTTGGCTGAAAGAGCCGACTTTGCAAAAGCATGCGAAAAAGAAGGAATAAAGTTCATAGGGCCAACAAGCGAGACTTTGGAGAAACTCAAAAACAAGACGGAAGCCAGAAGGCTTATGGAAAAAGCTGGAATAGAGATTATTCCTGGAAGCGAAAATTCAGTTGAGAATTTTGAGGATGCAAAATGTGTAGCAAAGGAAATAGGATTTCCAGTTCTGGTTAAGGCAACTTACGGTGGCGGAGGAAGAGGGCTTAGAGTAGCCAAAAATGAAGAAGAGTTAAAGAAGATTTTTGAGATAGCAAAAGAAGAGGCTAAAACAGCGTTTGGAAAACCCGAAATATACATCGAGAAATACCTTGAGAAGCCGAGACATGTCGAATTTCAAATTTTGGCGGATGAACACGGAAACATCATACACCTAGGGGAAAGAGAATGCTCAATACAAAGGAGATATCAAAAACTGCTTGAAGAAACTCCATCTCCAGCCTTAAATGAAGAACTAAGGGAAAAAATGGGAGAAGTTGCAATTAAGGCTGCTAAAGCATGCGGCTACACCAATGCGGGAACAATAGAGTTTCTTCTAAAAGACGGAAAATTCTACTTTTTAGAGGTAAATAAGAGAATTCAAGTTGAACATCTCATAACAGAACTTGTCACTGGAATAGACTTAGTTGAGCAGCAAATTAGGATTGCTGGAAGGGAAAAACTGGGCATAAAGCAGAAAACTGTTTCCAGAAAAGGATGGGCAATGAACTGCAGAATTAACTGCGAAGATCCAAAGAGGAATTTTCTTCCGTCTCCAGGAAAGATAACTAGGCATAGACTTCCAGTAGCCGAATGGATAAGAGTAGATACGCATCTATATGAAGGTTATAAAGTCCCATACTACTATGACCCGCTTATAGCGAAGGTTGCGGTCATAGGGAAAGACCGAAAAGAAGTTATTAAACGGATGAAATACGCCTTAGAAAACTACGTGATAGAGGGTGTTCCGACAACAATACCGTTCCACTTGAGTTTGCTTGAAAATCGAAACTTTCTAGAAGGAAACTATTATGTTGGATTAGTTGAAAAAATTGAGGAATTAAGCGAGATAGCCGCAATATCAGCTGCTCTTGCACTTTACTACCCGGCAGCTCGCAGTTTAACCTTTTCCAGAATCAAACGAAGAAAAAGTAAGTGGACTTATTTTGGAAGAAGAGAATTAATGGAAAAGAATAATTTGTCTAGTTGGAGATGGATGTAG
- a CDS encoding 50S ribosomal protein L30e, which produces MDIDKAIATAVKTGKVMFGANEAIKSAKLGRAKLIILASNCPANIRKDIEYYSKLSGVPILDYKGTSIDLGTLCGKPFVVSALTIREPGDSEILKIIKSKETEGESEEAE; this is translated from the coding sequence ATAGACATTGACAAAGCAATAGCAACCGCAGTAAAAACAGGAAAAGTAATGTTTGGAGCAAACGAAGCAATTAAAAGCGCAAAACTTGGAAGGGCGAAACTCATAATTTTAGCCTCCAACTGTCCAGCCAACATTAGAAAGGACATTGAATACTACTCTAAACTTTCCGGGGTTCCCATTTTAGACTATAAGGGAACAAGCATAGATTTAGGGACTCTATGCGGCAAACCATTCGTTGTTTCAGCGTTAACTATAAGAGAGCCCGGTGACTCAGAAATTCTTAAGATAATAAAATCTAAAGAAACAGAGGGAGAAAGCGAGGAGGCCGAATGA
- a CDS encoding DNA-directed RNA polymerase subunit B, with translation MAENEITRKDLFVLLEAFFREKGLVRQHLDSYNDFVENGLQQIIDEIGEIEIEVPDYPYKIKLGQVWIIDPQSRISGPYVTEVDGTKHEIYPMEARFRNLTYAVPLALEMTPVIDGREQDTELVMIGDLPVMLKSKLCVLSQMTPEELIAHGEDPNDPGGYFIINGSERVMVALEDLAPNRVIIDIDERGASPVYQAKIFSTTVGFRARIELKMKSDGALYVSMPGVPTEIPFVIVMRALGLESDKEIADAVSLDKTVQNELEASFEKAAGVETVKEAILYIGNRVAHGQVEEYRMQKAESILDRNFLPHLGRTRSKRKDKALFLGEMACRVIELKLGRRKPDDKDHFKNKRLRLAGPLLADLFRVAFRNLCRDIKYQLERMGVKRHMIINVSAAVRPGIITERLQHALATGNWGRGRVGITQLLDRTNMISTLSHLRRIQSPLSRSQPNFEARDLHPTHWGRLCPNETPEGSNCGLVNNLALSAFISVGVNPEKIKHLLYRMGVVPIYEASDALKLSGTKVFVDGCLIGYTTSPLELVNEFRSRRRRNEIPSMVSIAYYSKLYGEREEIYVNCDEGRVLRPLIVVEDGKPKLRKEHVEKIRSGEWSWEDLVKNGIIEYIDAEEEENIYVALSFEDVTPQHTHVEIAPYTILGICASLIPYAEHNQSPRNSYEAAMAKQALGIYTANFQNRVDTRAHVLHYPQIPLVKTKPMEIIGYDKRPGGQNCIVAVLSHEGYNMEDALIFNKASIERGLARSTFYRIYEAECRQYLGGLKDKFTIPEPGLRGYRGEQYYRLLEPDGIVSLESRVSGGDVLIGRTSPPRFLEEYKEFEVRGPSMRDTSVEMRPSEKGIVDAVFLTENGEGSKLVKVRVRDQRIPELGDKFASRHGQKGVIGMIIPQEDMPFTEDGIVPDIIINPHAIPSRMTIGQFLESMAGKVAALRGRPVNGTAFANERPEALKKALIDLGFSYTGREVMYNGVTGEKYVVDVFIGVVYYQKLHHMVADKIHARARGQVQMLTRQPTEGRARGGGLRFGEMERDCLIGHGASMLLMDRLLEESDKYLLYVCENCGFIAYYDIKQRKYVCRICEDKAQISPVVVSYAFKLLLQELMSLCIAPRLKLKEKA, from the coding sequence TTGGCTGAAAACGAAATTACACGTAAAGATTTATTCGTGCTGTTAGAAGCCTTTTTCAGAGAGAAAGGTCTTGTCCGACAACACTTAGACTCGTATAACGACTTTGTAGAGAACGGCCTTCAACAAATAATCGATGAAATAGGCGAAATTGAAATAGAGGTTCCAGACTACCCGTATAAAATCAAACTTGGACAGGTTTGGATTATAGACCCCCAATCTAGGATTAGCGGCCCCTACGTAACTGAAGTTGACGGAACAAAGCATGAAATCTATCCAATGGAGGCAAGGTTCAGAAACCTAACCTATGCTGTGCCGCTTGCTTTGGAAATGACCCCCGTCATTGATGGAAGGGAGCAAGATACAGAACTCGTTATGATAGGCGACCTTCCAGTCATGCTGAAATCAAAGCTCTGCGTGCTTTCCCAAATGACACCTGAAGAATTAATTGCCCACGGGGAAGATCCAAACGACCCAGGCGGATACTTCATAATTAACGGTTCAGAACGTGTAATGGTAGCCCTTGAGGATTTAGCTCCAAACCGAGTAATCATCGACATAGACGAGCGTGGAGCTTCCCCTGTTTATCAAGCTAAAATATTTTCGACAACAGTTGGATTTAGAGCCAGAATTGAACTTAAAATGAAGTCTGATGGGGCGCTTTACGTCAGCATGCCCGGTGTCCCAACGGAAATTCCGTTTGTCATCGTTATGAGAGCCTTAGGCCTAGAATCAGACAAGGAAATTGCAGATGCTGTTTCTCTTGATAAAACAGTTCAGAATGAACTTGAAGCTTCTTTTGAAAAGGCTGCTGGCGTAGAAACAGTAAAAGAAGCCATACTTTACATTGGGAACCGTGTTGCCCACGGTCAAGTTGAAGAATACAGAATGCAAAAGGCTGAATCAATACTTGACAGAAACTTCCTGCCGCACTTAGGCAGAACAAGAAGCAAACGTAAGGATAAAGCCCTATTCCTAGGCGAAATGGCCTGCAGAGTGATAGAACTTAAGCTTGGAAGAAGAAAACCGGATGATAAGGACCACTTCAAGAATAAACGCCTTAGACTTGCTGGCCCGCTTCTCGCCGACTTGTTCCGTGTAGCCTTCAGAAATCTATGCAGAGACATAAAGTATCAGCTTGAAAGGATGGGCGTCAAACGGCACATGATTATTAACGTTTCCGCAGCTGTTAGGCCGGGAATAATAACTGAAAGGCTACAACATGCTTTGGCTACTGGAAACTGGGGTAGGGGACGAGTTGGAATAACCCAGCTTTTAGATAGAACAAACATGATTTCAACCCTAAGTCACCTACGCCGAATACAGTCACCGCTTAGCAGAAGCCAACCGAACTTCGAGGCTAGAGACCTCCATCCCACACATTGGGGTAGACTTTGTCCAAACGAAACCCCTGAAGGGTCAAACTGCGGTTTGGTTAACAACCTTGCATTATCCGCTTTTATCTCTGTTGGAGTTAACCCAGAGAAAATTAAGCATCTGCTTTACCGTATGGGTGTTGTGCCAATTTATGAAGCAAGCGATGCGCTTAAGCTTTCTGGAACAAAAGTTTTCGTTGACGGCTGCCTTATAGGATATACGACTTCTCCGCTGGAACTTGTAAACGAGTTTAGAAGTAGACGTAGAAGAAACGAAATTCCAAGCATGGTTAGCATAGCCTATTATTCAAAGCTTTATGGAGAAAGGGAGGAAATTTACGTTAACTGCGACGAGGGAAGGGTTCTACGTCCATTAATAGTTGTGGAGGACGGCAAGCCGAAGCTTAGAAAGGAACATGTAGAAAAGATTCGCTCCGGAGAGTGGAGTTGGGAAGACCTCGTAAAAAACGGCATAATCGAATACATAGACGCCGAAGAAGAAGAAAACATTTACGTAGCCCTAAGTTTCGAAGACGTCACCCCTCAACATACACATGTGGAAATAGCACCATACACCATACTGGGAATATGCGCTTCGTTAATACCGTACGCAGAACACAACCAGTCGCCAAGAAACTCCTATGAAGCAGCAATGGCCAAACAAGCATTGGGAATTTACACCGCAAACTTCCAAAATCGAGTTGACACACGTGCCCACGTGCTGCATTACCCGCAAATCCCACTAGTTAAAACCAAACCTATGGAAATAATTGGCTACGACAAACGGCCTGGAGGCCAAAACTGCATAGTCGCAGTTCTGTCCCACGAAGGCTACAACATGGAAGACGCCCTAATATTCAACAAGGCCTCAATAGAGAGAGGCCTAGCACGTTCAACATTTTACCGAATTTACGAAGCAGAATGCCGCCAGTACCTCGGAGGCTTAAAGGACAAGTTTACCATACCTGAACCAGGCTTAAGAGGCTATAGAGGAGAACAATATTACCGGCTTCTAGAACCAGACGGAATAGTAAGTCTAGAATCGCGGGTTTCAGGCGGAGACGTCCTAATTGGAAGAACAAGTCCGCCTAGGTTCCTTGAGGAATATAAAGAATTTGAAGTTAGAGGCCCTTCGATGAGGGACACCTCAGTTGAGATGAGGCCGTCTGAAAAGGGAATAGTTGACGCTGTTTTCTTAACTGAAAACGGCGAAGGAAGCAAACTTGTTAAGGTTAGGGTTAGGGACCAAAGAATACCTGAACTCGGAGACAAATTTGCATCTAGGCATGGTCAGAAAGGCGTTATCGGAATGATTATTCCGCAGGAGGACATGCCATTCACAGAAGACGGCATAGTTCCAGACATAATAATTAACCCGCATGCAATTCCCTCAAGAATGACTATTGGGCAGTTCCTAGAGTCAATGGCTGGAAAAGTAGCTGCGTTAAGGGGTAGACCAGTCAACGGAACAGCATTTGCAAACGAAAGGCCGGAAGCCCTAAAGAAAGCCCTAATAGACTTAGGCTTCAGCTACACTGGAAGAGAAGTAATGTACAACGGTGTTACCGGAGAAAAATACGTCGTAGACGTTTTCATAGGCGTGGTCTACTATCAAAAACTGCACCACATGGTTGCAGACAAAATACATGCAAGGGCAAGAGGACAAGTTCAAATGTTGACTAGGCAGCCAACTGAGGGAAGAGCCCGCGGCGGAGGCCTAAGATTCGGCGAGATGGAACGCGACTGCTTGATAGGGCATGGTGCATCAATGCTTCTCATGGACAGGCTACTAGAGGAGTCAGACAAGTATCTGCTTTATGTATGTGAGAACTGCGGTTTCATAGCCTACTACGATATTAAACAACGTAAGTATGTCTGTAGAATCTGCGAAGACAAAGCCCAAATATCGCCAGTTGTGGTTTCCTACGCTTTTAAGCTTCTCTTACAAGAGTTGATGAGTTTGTGTATTGCCCCGAGATTAAAGCTTAAGGAGAAAGCCTAA
- a CDS encoding MFS transporter — translation MKGNIRILLIDSIVGSIFYGMLNPVWQPFVLSLGASMAVLGGIRAILSLIGSVSSFFWGRYSDYMGRKPLIILSNFLRASAFTFCLAAHTWHLLILYAVLMGLSASYMQDNPARSSLVAESVKRGERGTAYSVLMAFSTAVSAIVAPIGGILAMIYGFYIIFYGCIAVDLFSSLLVWLFIKETVKRKANKQTEPLPQKSWINSVREIFRLESHLKGFYVGVIMDSLSWGIAGGIFYGMLVKVHGFSEYQLGLLSTIMLFSWSISQIPIGKLMDKYGRKPFLLASEVIGIITLIGWLFSDNFLYFAILQFPYGLLISTWVPTVSAFLADNVPKESRAEAMGRLQALRGIISFPSPYIGGILFDLFGFSAPIIANMVGASLAFLIILLFVKEEK, via the coding sequence TTGAAGGGTAACATTCGAATATTGCTTATCGACTCAATAGTTGGCTCCATTTTTTATGGAATGCTTAATCCGGTATGGCAGCCTTTCGTCTTAAGTCTAGGTGCTTCTATGGCAGTATTAGGCGGCATACGTGCAATTTTAAGTTTGATAGGCTCCGTCTCCTCTTTTTTCTGGGGAAGATACTCGGATTATATGGGAAGAAAGCCTCTTATAATTCTCTCTAATTTTTTAAGGGCTTCAGCCTTTACCTTTTGTTTAGCGGCTCATACATGGCATTTGCTAATATTATATGCTGTTTTGATGGGTTTATCTGCAAGTTATATGCAGGATAATCCCGCAAGATCCTCTTTAGTGGCCGAGTCTGTAAAACGTGGAGAACGTGGAACTGCATACAGCGTATTAATGGCGTTTTCAACAGCTGTATCCGCCATCGTCGCTCCAATAGGCGGAATTCTAGCCATGATTTACGGCTTTTATATTATCTTTTATGGATGCATAGCCGTTGATTTATTCAGCAGCCTGCTTGTGTGGCTTTTCATTAAGGAAACAGTCAAACGAAAAGCAAATAAACAAACCGAGCCGCTACCTCAAAAATCGTGGATAAATTCCGTTCGTGAAATATTTCGTTTAGAAAGTCATCTTAAGGGCTTCTACGTGGGTGTTATTATGGATTCCCTCTCTTGGGGAATTGCTGGAGGAATCTTTTACGGAATGCTTGTTAAGGTTCACGGTTTTTCCGAGTATCAGCTCGGCTTATTATCCACTATAATGCTCTTTTCGTGGTCAATTTCTCAGATTCCTATAGGAAAGCTTATGGATAAATATGGAAGGAAACCGTTTCTTTTAGCTTCAGAAGTCATCGGAATAATAACCTTAATAGGATGGCTCTTTTCAGATAACTTTCTATATTTTGCCATCCTTCAGTTTCCATATGGCCTTCTAATATCAACTTGGGTTCCTACTGTTTCCGCTTTTCTTGCAGACAACGTTCCAAAAGAGTCTAGAGCTGAGGCTATGGGAAGACTGCAAGCCCTAAGGGGGATAATTTCCTTTCCATCACCATATATTGGAGGCATCCTATTCGATTTGTTTGGTTTTTCGGCGCCGATAATCGCGAATATGGTAGGCGCATCTTTGGCGTTTCTTATAATTCTTCTATTTGTCAAAGAAGAAAAATAA
- a CDS encoding DNA-directed RNA polymerase subunit A': MVHKVIDEVRFGILSPQEIRKYSVAEIQTADTYDEDGAPISSGLMDGRLGTLEPRQRCKTCGNTAVRCPGHFGHIELAVPVIHVEFTKIIHDLLNATCRNCGRILLPPSRIAKLKARMKRLKELLGDVPNSFYKRVLHEARSKECPHCGAVQYKVNFEKPTRFSEEIPESGAQALTPSMIRERLERIPDEDLEILGFNPKTARPEWMVLQVLPVPPVYVRPSITLESGIRSEDDLTHKLVDIIRINQRLRENMEAGAPTLIIQDLSELLQYHVTTYINNEASGIPPARHRSGRALKTLAQRLKGKEGRFRSNLSGKRVDFSARTVISPDPNLDINEVGVPLEIAMRLSVPEKVTEWNIDEMRKLVENGPEKYPGALYVVRPDGKRVRLEFVADRTKIAEALQPGFIVERHLKDGDIVIFNRQPSLHRMSIMAHYVRVLPYKTFRLHLCVCPPYNADFDGDEMNLHVPQSEEAQTEARLLMQVQDQILSPRFGGPIIGAIRDYITAAYLLTKKSTFLTKDEVCRILLAAKYEGPLPEPAVKKPEPMWSGKQIFSLFLPKGFNYVLRANICRSCPKCLEEKCPYDAYVVIKNGQLICGVIDRKAIGAEQSESILHRIVKDYGTEAARKFLNKITQLLKEFMTMRGFSYSYNELELSPESKRKIMRILQKYEKRIQKLIEDFRNGTLERLPGQTLEESFEIYVMNELAKARDEAGKVADEGFKPENAGVIMIRTGARGSSLNIGQMAAVVGQQSVRGKRIMRGYHGRALPHFVIGDPSPKARGFVYSSYQSGLDPIEFFFHAMGGREGLVDTAVRTQQSGYMQRRLINALEQLRVEYDGTVRDATGTIVQFKYGEDGVDPAKSDHGKAVNVSRLVEQLKITIEGGKPAPKEYIEKRLKNVEKQLTPLLIEELKNELLKAKLTRKGVDQAIKLTLEHYKKAQVEPGEAVGIVAAQSIGEPGTQMTLRTFHYAGVREQNVTLGLPRLIEIVDARREPSTPIMTIYLDKAHRKSKEKAADVAKEVICTFLEDVSKAIYEDPEKEEIVVKLDPEAIKERRVTEEELERALRMQNCVVKVKGNKVSIKPRKIKNLRKILEKMPKIRVKGVPGITRVLVTKEEEEWVIRTDGSNLPKILEVPGVDPTRTVTNHIHEIARTLGIEAARNAIINEAMGVLEEQGLDVDIRHVMLVADIMTQDGTVRQIGRHGISGEKASVLARAAFEITVPNIVEAAVKGESDPLKGVTENVIVGQPIPIGTGLVDLYMTVANQKGESESNE, from the coding sequence ATGGTTCATAAAGTCATAGATGAGGTTCGTTTCGGAATTCTCTCTCCGCAGGAAATTAGGAAATACTCTGTAGCTGAAATTCAAACTGCAGACACTTACGATGAAGATGGGGCTCCTATTTCTTCAGGCCTAATGGACGGCAGACTTGGAACCTTAGAGCCTAGGCAAAGATGCAAGACATGTGGAAACACAGCTGTAAGATGCCCAGGTCACTTCGGCCATATAGAACTTGCAGTTCCAGTAATACATGTTGAATTTACAAAGATAATCCACGACTTACTCAATGCAACCTGCCGAAACTGTGGAAGAATTTTGCTTCCTCCAAGTAGAATAGCCAAGTTAAAGGCTAGAATGAAACGCTTAAAAGAGCTTCTTGGAGACGTCCCAAACTCGTTTTACAAGAGGGTCTTACATGAAGCGAGAAGTAAGGAGTGCCCGCACTGTGGCGCTGTTCAGTATAAGGTAAACTTTGAAAAACCAACGAGATTCAGTGAAGAAATTCCTGAAAGTGGTGCTCAAGCTTTAACTCCAAGCATGATTCGGGAAAGACTTGAAAGAATACCTGACGAAGACCTTGAAATTTTAGGTTTCAACCCGAAAACTGCACGTCCAGAATGGATGGTTCTCCAAGTTTTACCCGTTCCACCCGTTTATGTCAGGCCTTCAATAACCCTTGAATCTGGAATACGTTCCGAAGACGACTTAACCCACAAACTTGTTGACATAATAAGGATAAATCAACGTTTAAGGGAAAACATGGAGGCCGGAGCTCCCACACTCATTATTCAAGACTTATCGGAACTTCTTCAATATCACGTTACCACATACATTAATAATGAGGCTTCGGGAATACCGCCTGCAAGGCATCGTTCAGGAAGAGCCCTAAAAACATTAGCTCAAAGGCTAAAAGGTAAGGAAGGAAGATTTAGAAGCAACCTGTCTGGAAAAAGAGTTGACTTTTCAGCTAGAACCGTAATTTCTCCAGATCCCAACCTTGACATAAATGAAGTTGGGGTTCCACTTGAAATAGCCATGCGGCTTTCAGTTCCAGAAAAGGTTACTGAATGGAACATTGACGAAATGCGTAAACTTGTTGAAAATGGGCCTGAAAAGTATCCTGGAGCCCTCTATGTTGTTCGACCTGATGGAAAACGTGTGAGGCTCGAGTTTGTTGCTGACAGAACGAAGATTGCTGAGGCTCTTCAACCTGGATTTATAGTTGAAAGACATCTAAAGGACGGGGACATTGTAATATTTAATAGGCAGCCTTCTCTTCACCGCATGTCAATTATGGCACATTATGTTCGGGTTTTACCATACAAAACGTTTAGGCTTCATCTATGCGTTTGTCCACCCTACAACGCCGACTTCGACGGAGACGAAATGAACCTGCATGTTCCGCAAAGCGAAGAAGCCCAAACAGAAGCCCGTCTGCTCATGCAAGTTCAAGACCAAATACTTTCACCTAGATTCGGCGGTCCAATAATAGGGGCGATAAGAGACTATATAACCGCAGCTTACCTACTAACTAAAAAATCAACATTTTTGACAAAAGATGAAGTCTGCAGAATTCTCTTAGCAGCCAAATATGAGGGGCCACTGCCGGAGCCAGCTGTTAAAAAGCCTGAGCCGATGTGGTCTGGTAAACAAATTTTCAGTCTTTTCCTTCCGAAAGGCTTCAACTACGTTTTGAGGGCGAACATTTGCCGTAGTTGTCCTAAATGCCTAGAAGAAAAATGCCCCTACGATGCATATGTTGTCATCAAAAATGGACAACTAATCTGCGGAGTTATTGACAGAAAAGCCATAGGCGCTGAACAATCTGAAAGCATCCTTCACAGAATTGTGAAAGACTATGGAACAGAAGCAGCTAGAAAATTCCTCAACAAGATAACTCAGCTTCTGAAGGAATTCATGACCATGCGGGGATTCAGCTACTCATACAACGAACTTGAACTTTCACCAGAATCTAAAAGAAAGATAATGCGAATACTCCAAAAATACGAAAAAAGAATACAGAAACTCATAGAAGATTTTAGAAACGGAACCCTAGAGAGACTTCCAGGCCAAACACTTGAAGAATCATTCGAAATTTACGTTATGAACGAACTGGCCAAGGCAAGAGACGAAGCTGGAAAAGTGGCTGACGAAGGCTTCAAACCTGAAAACGCCGGAGTAATCATGATAAGAACAGGCGCTAGGGGTTCAAGCCTAAACATAGGTCAAATGGCCGCTGTTGTTGGACAGCAGTCAGTTCGTGGAAAAAGAATAATGCGCGGCTACCATGGAAGAGCCTTACCCCACTTCGTAATAGGCGACCCATCTCCAAAAGCAAGAGGATTCGTCTACTCTTCATACCAATCTGGACTAGACCCGATAGAATTTTTCTTCCACGCCATGGGAGGACGCGAAGGCCTAGTCGACACGGCTGTCCGTACACAGCAAAGCGGCTACATGCAACGTAGACTAATAAACGCCTTGGAACAGCTTAGAGTAGAATATGACGGAACAGTAAGAGATGCAACCGGAACGATAGTGCAGTTCAAATACGGCGAAGACGGGGTTGACCCAGCTAAAAGCGACCATGGAAAAGCCGTAAACGTAAGCCGACTAGTAGAACAACTTAAAATAACAATTGAAGGCGGAAAACCCGCTCCAAAAGAGTACATTGAAAAACGCTTAAAGAATGTTGAAAAACAATTAACCCCACTATTAATTGAAGAGCTGAAAAATGAGCTTTTGAAGGCGAAACTGACGAGGAAAGGTGTTGATCAAGCAATAAAATTGACGCTTGAACATTATAAGAAAGCACAAGTTGAACCCGGAGAAGCCGTTGGAATAGTTGCAGCTCAGTCAATAGGTGAGCCAGGCACCCAGATGACGCTTAGAACATTCCACTACGCCGGAGTTAGAGAGCAAAACGTAACTTTAGGTTTACCAAGACTAATAGAAATTGTTGACGCTAGACGTGAACCTTCAACACCCATCATGACGATTTACCTTGACAAGGCCCACAGAAAAAGCAAGGAAAAGGCAGCCGACGTCGCCAAAGAAGTAATCTGCACATTTCTTGAAGATGTCTCTAAGGCTATATACGAAGACCCCGAAAAAGAAGAAATAGTTGTCAAACTGGATCCAGAGGCAATAAAAGAGAGGAGAGTAACCGAGGAAGAACTAGAAAGAGCACTACGCATGCAAAACTGCGTAGTAAAGGTGAAAGGAAACAAAGTCTCCATTAAACCTCGCAAAATAAAGAACCTAAGAAAAATACTTGAAAAGATGCCGAAAATCCGTGTTAAAGGCGTTCCAGGCATAACCAGAGTTTTAGTCACAAAGGAAGAGGAAGAATGGGTTATAAGAACAGACGGCTCCAACCTGCCGAAAATTTTAGAAGTCCCCGGAGTGGATCCGACGAGAACCGTTACGAATCATATACATGAAATTGCAAGAACCTTGGGAATAGAAGCTGCTAGAAACGCTATCATCAACGAGGCTATGGGTGTACTTGAGGAGCAGGGATTAGACGTTGACATCCGCCACGTTATGCTTGTGGCAGACATAATGACTCAAGACGGCACTGTTAGGCAGATTGGACGTCATGGAATCAGCGGTGAAAAAGCAAGTGTTTTGGCTAGGGCGGCTTTTGAAATAACTGTTCCAAACATAGTTGAGGCTGCCGTGAAAGGGGAAAGCGACCCGTTGAAAGGTGTAACCGAAAACGTTATAGTTGGCCAGCCTATACCAATTGGAACTGGCCTAGTTGACCTTTACATGACCGTAGCAAACCAAAAAGGGGAGAGTGAGAGCAACGAATGA
- a CDS encoding NusA-like transcription termination signal-binding factor encodes MTSGIKFTATEMRYIALFESITGATVRDCIIDDENNRVIFVVKEGDIGVAIGRKGKNIRLLERMTGKKHEIIEYSDDPAQFIKNALKPAKVQEVRITERPDGKKIAVVTVYPRDKGVAIGKNGRNAERLRFLAKRYFQIQNVNII; translated from the coding sequence ATGACGAGTGGAATAAAATTCACAGCAACAGAAATGCGTTATATCGCCCTTTTCGAAAGCATAACAGGCGCAACCGTCCGAGACTGCATAATAGACGATGAAAACAACCGAGTAATCTTCGTTGTCAAAGAAGGCGATATAGGAGTTGCCATTGGAAGAAAAGGAAAAAACATACGTTTACTAGAAAGAATGACTGGGAAAAAACACGAAATAATAGAATACTCGGATGACCCAGCTCAATTTATCAAAAATGCCTTGAAACCAGCAAAAGTCCAAGAAGTACGCATAACTGAACGCCCAGACGGGAAGAAGATAGCCGTAGTAACGGTCTATCCACGTGATAAGGGCGTGGCAATTGGGAAAAATGGGAGAAACGCTGAAAGACTAAGGTTTCTAGCTAAGAGATACTTCCAAATACAAAATGTAAATATAATCTAG